One segment of Acidianus sp. HS-5 DNA contains the following:
- a CDS encoding AAA family ATPase, with product MYFICYLNTEGGTNFRGRKRIALKVGQLTKILSDADPSMLEAILGLYLEHNMSKIFSNLSPFFQSTSTVFLIDNRAVISEILTNSSNYARALELLNDVENSYATTYLDLMYNREDTDEKVFKDFFDELGINLELVENNGVRSPYVRMWNDVLLPLSQAPSDVRESLSIALALGSNRMQVVYIEEPEVHLHPKAQRIMAKMIARAVNRGKYVILTTHSDCFLSSVSNLIALSSRKEKAESLSFSRDEILDPERVAVHFVKKEGKFAKVENVKVTDEGICEEEFVKVAEELLDERGEIIG from the coding sequence ATCTACTTTATCTGTTACCTTAACACCGAAGGCGGGACAAATTTTAGAGGACGTAAAAGAATCGCTTTAAAAGTAGGTCAGCTTACTAAAATTTTATCTGATGCAGATCCTTCAATGTTAGAGGCGATATTAGGTTTATATCTAGAACATAATATGAGTAAAATTTTCTCTAATCTCTCGCCTTTCTTCCAGTCTACCTCTACGGTTTTCCTTATTGATAATAGGGCAGTCATATCGGAAATCTTAACAAACTCGTCGAACTATGCGAGGGCACTTGAGCTTTTAAACGACGTAGAGAATTCCTATGCAACGACATACCTAGACCTCATGTATAATAGGGAGGACACTGACGAGAAGGTGTTTAAAGATTTCTTTGATGAGCTAGGTATTAACCTAGAACTTGTTGAAAATAACGGAGTAAGATCACCTTATGTAAGGATGTGGAATGACGTATTATTACCGCTGTCTCAAGCACCCTCCGATGTTAGGGAGTCCCTTTCTATTGCCCTAGCTTTAGGGAGTAACCGCATGCAGGTAGTCTATATCGAAGAACCGGAAGTCCACTTACACCCTAAAGCCCAGAGAATAATGGCAAAGATGATAGCTAGGGCGGTAAACAGAGGTAAATACGTAATTCTGACTACTCATAGTGATTGCTTCCTCTCCTCGGTTAGTAACTTAATAGCTCTATCTTCACGCAAGGAGAAGGCGGAGAGTTTGAGCTTCAGTAGAGATGAAATACTAGACCCTGAGAGGGTAGCAGTGCATTTTGTTAAGAAGGAGGGCAAATTTGCTAAGGTAGAAAACGTGAAAGTAACAGATGAAGGTATATGTGAGGAAGAGTTTGTTAAAGTGGCTGAAGAGCTCCTTGACGAAAGGGGAGAAATAATTGGCTAA
- a CDS encoding AAA family ATPase, protein MDWKVTLKNIGPFKGAEVNVKPLTIFVGKNSTGKSFLLRLLYAFSTALPNTTELIEKAHSPLQEVLSCSFRDGIEKSLRDNFGNNLLTKGENEGEIDLSSGVIDLKANVRSTLSVTLTPKAGQILEDVKESL, encoded by the coding sequence ATGGACTGGAAAGTCACGCTTAAGAACATAGGGCCTTTTAAGGGGGCTGAGGTAAACGTAAAGCCTTTAACCATCTTTGTAGGTAAAAATAGCACAGGTAAGTCGTTCCTCTTAAGGCTTTTATATGCGTTCTCCACTGCTTTGCCCAATACTACAGAGCTAATAGAGAAGGCACACAGTCCTCTCCAAGAGGTACTTTCGTGTTCCTTTCGTGATGGCATTGAAAAAAGCCTAAGGGATAACTTTGGCAATAATTTACTGACTAAAGGAGAAAATGAAGGAGAAATAGACCTGTCATCAGGCGTAATAGACCTAAAGGCTAATGTAAGATCTACTTTATCTGTTACCTTAACACCGAAGGCGGGACAAATTTTAGAGGACGTAAAAGAATCGCTTTAA